The sequence below is a genomic window from Trichocoleus desertorum ATA4-8-CV12.
GCGATCGCAGAACGCAACCCCAACTTACAAATTGAAGAACTGATTGTGCTCGACGTATTGATCGGCCACGCCGTGCGCCTGTCCTGGCTAGACAGATTCCCCGATCGCGCGGAGCAATATCCCCAATACAAAGCCTCGGCTTGGCGATCGTTCTACGACACTTCACCCTATCTCTGCGCCAGCTATGTAGTGAAGGCGTTACAGTTCCTGGCTCAGTTGGGTCAAGCCAACCCAGTGTAAGTAAAGCGCGATCGCACTGACAATTCCAGGCAAAGATGGAGATGATGTGCCGCGCTACCTTGAAAAGCAGTTAGCTCAGTTATTAATTGAGCTGGAGAATCTAAGGGAGGACAAGAATTCATGAGTCGATACAGCATGATTATTCAATGGTCCGATGAAGATCAGCTTTTTCTAGTGACAATTCCAGAATTTGCAGATCTGGTTGTCATGCCTTGCACTCATGGCAAAACCCGTGAAGAAGCAATTCACCAAGGCGAAGAAGTGATTGAAATGTATCTCGAAGCTTGGCAAGCAGAAGGTGAACCTATACCTGAACCTAGAACACTGCAAGTTGCCTAGTCGTTGTGGCGATCGCATTACGAATCATTTTTCGGAGTAAAGCGGAGGAAGGAATGACCATCGCAACGCCCACCTTAGGCGAACAACGCATCATTTTGCACAACGTCAGTTGGCGTTTGTTTGAGCTGATGTTGAGTGAGCTAGGTGAGACTAGCAACGCCCGCCTCGCTTATGACCAAGGCATTCTGGAAATTATGTCCCCGTTGTTTCCTCATGAACATATCAAACGCCTGATCGAAAAGCTGATAGATGTCCTTGTAGAGGAGTTGGATTTACCGATTCGTAGCGCTGGGGCATTGACCTGTAAACGAAAAGACTTACTCAAGGGCATTGAGCCAGACTCCTGCTTCTACATTCAGAACGAATCTAAGGTGAGAGCGCTAGAAACTATTGATCTCGATCGCGACCCGCCACCTGATTTAGTGCTGGAAGTAGACTTCAGTAGTTCATCCCTAAACAAAGAGCCGAT
It includes:
- a CDS encoding type II toxin-antitoxin system HicB family antitoxin, with the protein product MSRYSMIIQWSDEDQLFLVTIPEFADLVVMPCTHGKTREEAIHQGEEVIEMYLEAWQAEGEPIPEPRTLQVA
- a CDS encoding Uma2 family endonuclease; the encoded protein is MTIATPTLGEQRIILHNVSWRLFELMLSELGETSNARLAYDQGILEIMSPLFPHEHIKRLIEKLIDVLVEELDLPIRSAGALTCKRKDLLKGIEPDSCFYIQNESKVRALETIDLDRDPPPDLVLEVDFSSSSLNKEPIYVALGVPEIWRYANGELTIKQLQQGQYTQLSYSPTFGNLLLTVIPRFLNQSPAIGETGVIRTFRSWVREQRV